A section of the Humulus lupulus chromosome 2, drHumLupu1.1, whole genome shotgun sequence genome encodes:
- the LOC133818903 gene encoding disease resistance protein RPV1-like, which yields MGDYSSPPGPEFDVYFSFSREDPQKYITEFTNKSLIIGGIRTFRDENQVLQRGLQLEKQRREAIQTSRIAILLLSQEYLSSDFCLEELVLILRCRERWGMIVVPIFYDLNPSDLRKLRGPVSTALSRQTVGGCWWKRWKFALQEASDLCGWDHTTYIDIFKSESKFVGDITQDIRDKRIPSNLKISIYPIRYDACYEYLNLFLQMGSNEVLVVGIGGQNKMGKTIIAKSVYDGIFEAFDGCSFLRGVGQKSRKPNGLVHLQEKLLSDLLLGERINITSVTKGVNVLKERLSCKKVLIVLDDVDNLDQLYALVGSRKWFGLGSKIIITTKILSLLYFYKVDQVFEAQGLPLPVYIQEILEPYQQSCHRIAGLKGYIQSLCYMTNDRVKLLEDQLRRECNTNAIQAQKVCELNLAQEAKVGYSDELVSTMK from the exons ATGGGTGACTATTCCTCACCACCTGGACCAGAATTTGATGTGTATTTCAGTTTCAGTAGAGAAGATCCTCAGAAATATATAACAGAGTTTACAAATAAGTCTTTAATCATTGGTGGAATCCGTACATTCAGGGATGAAAACCAGGTTCTCCAAAGAGGACTTCAACTTGAGAAACAGAGAAGAGAAGCTATCCAAACTTCAAGGATTGCCATTCTTCTGCTGTCCCAAGAGTATCTCTCTTCTGATTTTTGCCTTGAAGAACTTGTTTTGATCCTGAGGTGTAGGGAAAGATGGGGAATGATTGTTGTGCCTATTTTCTATGATTTGAACCCTTCTGACCTCAGGAAACTAAGAGGGCCTGTTTCCACTGCTTTGAGTAGACAAACGGTTGGAGGCTGCTGGTGGAAAAGGTGGAAGTTCGCCCTTCAAGAGGCATCTGATTTGTGCGGTTGGGATCACACcacatatattgatatttttaa GAGTGAATCCAAGTTTGTTGGGGACATTACACAAGATATCAGGGATAAAAGAATTCCTTCAAATTTGAAGATCTCTATATACCCAATTAGATATGACGCCTGTTATGAGTATCTTAATCTATTCTTGCAAATGGGGTCAAATGAAGTTCTGGTTGTGGGGATTGGAGGCCAAAACAAAATGGGAAAGACAATTATAGCTAAATCAGTTTATGATGGAATTTTTGAGGCCTTTGATGGCTGCAGCTTTCTCCGCGGCGTGGGACAGAAATCAAGAAAACCAAATGGTCTAGTTCACTTGCAAGAAAAACTTCTTTCTGATCTTCTGTTGGGAGAGAGGATAAACATAACTAGTGTAACAAAAGGTGTTAATGTCCTAAAGGAAAGACTCAGTTGCAAGAAGGTTCTAATTGTTCTTGATGATGTCGATAATTTAGACCAATTATACGCACTAGTTGGAAGCcgaaaatggtttggtttgggaAGCAAAATCATCATAACAACAAAAATATTGTCACTGCTTTATTTCTATAAAGTGGACCAAGTATTTGAGGCTCAAGGCCTTCCTCTACCAGTTTATATCCAA GAAATTTTAGAACCTTATCAACAAAGTTGTCACCGGATTGCAGGACTAAAAGGGTATATTCAGAGCTTGTGTTACATG ACCAATGACAGGGTAAAATTGCTCGAAGATCAGTTGCGTAGAGAGTGTAATACAAATGCGATTCAG GCACAAAAGGTATGTGAATTGAATCTGGCCCAAGAAGCGAAAGTTGGATATTCTGATGAGCTTGTGAGCACCATGAAATGA